One stretch of Pirellulales bacterium DNA includes these proteins:
- a CDS encoding Gfo/Idh/MocA family oxidoreductase, producing MPQFQLDRRAFVSTSLAASAALAASANAIAQADPKKIKVAVIGCGSVSNMYLPHLSKSPHVELVSACDIIPERAADQANKFNIPNHYPHIDKLLAGAPFDLLVNLTDMQEHERLNKIAITAGKHVWSEKPLANSLAAGQDLLALAKKQGVRIWGAPAMVMSPQFAFMAQSFNAGKLGRPAAAHATYGHEGPGWSAFFYEAGGGSMPDLAVYNFTTLTGILGPAKSVVAMTSIVTPERHVTKGGTIKVAAEDNAMVLMEHNNGLISHVQSGFNYFNPHGHDGSQEQRHTVTIVGSKGHMGLVGYDWAPQGVDLATEDQPQPQRHATDAGDFVWQMGASLAARTLATGENLLITPEHALHVLEIMQAARESQKNGQRIKLTSNFKWPVVE from the coding sequence ATGCCCCAGTTCCAACTTGACCGCCGCGCGTTTGTCTCCACCAGTCTCGCCGCCAGCGCCGCCCTGGCCGCGTCCGCCAATGCCATCGCCCAGGCCGATCCAAAGAAGATCAAGGTCGCGGTCATTGGCTGCGGCAGCGTGTCAAATATGTACCTGCCGCATTTGTCCAAATCTCCCCATGTGGAACTTGTCAGCGCGTGCGACATCATCCCCGAACGGGCCGCCGACCAAGCTAATAAATTCAATATCCCTAATCACTATCCCCATATCGATAAACTGCTCGCCGGCGCGCCGTTTGATTTGCTGGTCAATCTGACCGACATGCAGGAGCATGAGCGGCTTAACAAAATCGCGATCACCGCCGGTAAACACGTCTGGAGCGAAAAACCGCTGGCAAACTCCCTCGCCGCGGGACAGGACCTCTTGGCCCTGGCCAAAAAACAGGGCGTGCGCATCTGGGGCGCCCCCGCCATGGTCATGAGTCCGCAGTTCGCCTTTATGGCCCAATCCTTTAACGCCGGCAAGTTGGGCCGTCCCGCCGCCGCTCATGCCACCTATGGGCACGAAGGCCCCGGCTGGTCCGCCTTTTTTTATGAGGCTGGCGGCGGCAGCATGCCCGATCTGGCCGTGTACAACTTTACCACGCTGACCGGCATCCTTGGCCCGGCCAAATCAGTCGTTGCCATGACCAGCATTGTCACGCCCGAACGCCATGTGACCAAGGGGGGGACCATCAAAGTCGCCGCCGAGGATAACGCCATGGTTCTCATGGAGCATAACAACGGCCTGATCTCCCACGTGCAAAGCGGCTTTAACTACTTTAACCCCCACGGCCACGACGGCAGCCAGGAACAGCGGCACACCGTCACCATCGTCGGCAGCAAGGGACACATGGGCCTGGTGGGATACGACTGGGCGCCCCAAGGGGTCGATCTGGCGACGGAGGACCAGCCCCAGCCCCAGCGGCACGCGACCGACGCGGGGGATTTTGTGTGGCAAATGGGGGCTTCCCTGGCCGCCCGCACATTGGCCACCGGCGAAAACCTGCTGATCACGCCGGAGCACGCGCTGCACGTGCTAGAGATCATGCAAGCCGCGCGGGAATCGCAAAAAAACGGCCAGCGAATCAAGCTAACGTCAAACTTTAAATGGCCGGTGGTGGAATAG
- a CDS encoding response regulator: MLVLSRKENEEIVFPHLGITVEILRVAGKTVRVGVNAPQSVEILRGELAKLQENASALHARTTPHATPATPLSHATRNQLNKVSLALGLMAKQLEKGFTAQAEETLEHAILLMQQLDDSVGSEAPASAIAADRTNTFANPANKRALLVEDDPNERELLAGYLRLSGYEVQTAEDGMAALACLRERPADLVVLDMQMPRMNGAETVQAIRANPQLDHTEIVVVSGLAQHETKLSNDERGVQGWLQKPLDPAKLTRHLENTLVRHPTGKSPAGQKSPGNPRPALTGHI, from the coding sequence ATGTTAGTCCTTTCCCGCAAGGAAAACGAAGAAATTGTCTTTCCCCATCTGGGCATTACTGTGGAGATTTTGCGTGTCGCGGGCAAGACTGTCCGCGTCGGCGTAAATGCCCCGCAATCCGTCGAGATCTTGCGCGGGGAGCTGGCCAAGCTGCAAGAAAACGCGTCCGCATTGCATGCACGGACGACGCCGCACGCCACGCCCGCCACCCCGCTCAGTCACGCCACGCGCAACCAATTAAATAAAGTTAGCCTGGCCCTGGGTCTGATGGCCAAACAACTAGAAAAAGGTTTTACCGCCCAAGCGGAAGAAACGCTAGAGCATGCCATTTTGTTGATGCAGCAATTGGACGATTCCGTGGGATCGGAAGCGCCCGCAAGCGCGATAGCCGCGGATCGGACAAACACATTTGCCAATCCCGCCAACAAGCGGGCCCTGTTGGTGGAGGATGACCCCAACGAACGGGAGCTGCTGGCAGGTTATTTACGATTAAGCGGCTACGAAGTGCAAACCGCGGAAGATGGCATGGCGGCTCTGGCCTGCCTGCGCGAGCGGCCCGCGGATTTGGTGGTGTTAGACATGCAAATGCCTCGTATGAACGGGGCCGAGACCGTGCAAGCCATTCGAGCCAACCCGCAGCTTGACCATACCGAGATCGTGGTTGTAAGCGGTCTGGCCCAGCACGAGACTAAACTGTCGAACGATGAGCGCGGGGTGCAGGGCTGGCTACAAAAACCGCTTGATCCCGCAAAATTGACCCGACATTTAGAGAACACCCTTGTGCGTCATCCTACCGGCAAATCCCCCGCTGGTCAAAAATCCCCGGGCAATCCCAGGCCGGCATTGACGGGACATATTTAA
- a CDS encoding chemotaxis protein CheB, whose amino-acid sequence MPQDFNAETVATEDAGENSGWKRPRYLVGIGASAGGLESLELFFRKVPPDTGMAFIIIQHLSPDFKSMMYELLARDTIMPIHVVEDGMLVEANSIYLLPPRKEMIIADGRLHLTDKDLTRGLTLPIDHFFESLAREAGKHAIGIILSGSGSDGTRGIAHIHREGGLVISESLETAKFDGMPASAQASGFVDLILPPGDIGKELLNFADNPLASRKKKLPSEDGGNHLHGLDSIFQQFRTTYEIDFSVYKETTVMRRIYRRMTMAGAENLDQYAEKIATNPAELDLLYSDLLIGVTQFFRDAEIFELLIQTVFPRILRQDTREMGIRAWVAGCATGEEAYSLAIAWQEAMLATNCVVPLKIFATDVHKKSLEHASRGFFRPEVLRGIPTDYLRKYFLPRADGYQVTADLRKLIVFAPHNVLRDAPFTDLDFVSCRNLLIYFQPAAQSRAISLFHYGLRVGGELLLGGSESPGELSGEFEVLNDRARLYRKIRDVRLAHNLRAPVTSALGVVQQVQQRRSRAMGSRMSHGLAPIYDELLQLYIPPSLLIDESRALIDTFGGAEKFLRFPSRQPTLDVLDLIPREIRTTLSGALQRAIKDRGSVRFGNIGIPGDDGPQNFNLTVAPLKQSGGQDRYFLISFEPVQVLPLAAPAMEAAPAELDASRDQIRQLESDLRFSQENLQATVEELETSNEELQATNEELIASNEELQSTNEELHSLNEELYTVNAEHQRKNEELAELNRDMHHLLENTDVATVFLDRELRIRRFTSRVHSIFELMERDIGRPIHTFSSKIRLDNLDQRLQDVLRTGEPYESETTSDNGTMYLMRLLPYFSRDQVDGIVLMWVDVSSLEMLRGKLRWLSAIVESTDDAIIGHALDGSITSWNAGAERLYGYTAAEMIGQPITLLVPVDRQGEIPANQAKILNGERVLAIDTVRVHKSGQLVQVSVTISPVVDAANKVIGISKIARDIGPRIAMEREIRNQVRQREQFLAMLSHELRNPLNAILNASQLLRDQRTPDAMRGDAVSTITRQVSIMRDLLLDLLDVARISENRINLNFKLVDLRGLRDIVRETVEPQLRQHASELFFDTPSEPLLVRGDATRLIQVMVNLIHNAAKYSRHAAPIRVVLRREAEWVHMAVIDQGVGIPHDKLDCIFEPFIQLTESRGSSEGGLGVGLTLVKTLVESHGGKVRAESPGAGLGCTFHVWLPAVAESGNGEVAADNALSVHQPHLGNLDSAHISLRSPGQPLKILIVEDIEDNRKMLQALLELDGHQVLAAATGEQALVQLQTWQPQVALVDIGLPGMNGHEVARHIRQNAAFAGIHLIALTGFGQAGDIEQALQAGFDAHLVKPITVDHLRKILAERWTQRKPPAPLAATR is encoded by the coding sequence ATGCCACAAGATTTTAATGCTGAAACCGTCGCCACGGAAGATGCTGGGGAAAATTCCGGATGGAAACGTCCCCGCTACCTCGTGGGGATTGGCGCATCTGCTGGCGGTCTGGAATCACTCGAACTTTTTTTTCGCAAAGTTCCGCCAGACACGGGGATGGCCTTCATTATTATCCAGCATTTGTCCCCCGACTTTAAGAGCATGATGTATGAGCTATTGGCCAGGGACACCATTATGCCCATCCATGTGGTGGAAGACGGCATGCTAGTGGAGGCAAATTCGATTTATCTGCTGCCCCCACGCAAGGAAATGATCATTGCCGACGGACGGTTGCATTTAACGGATAAGGATTTGACTCGGGGACTGACACTGCCGATTGATCATTTTTTTGAGTCCCTGGCGCGAGAGGCGGGCAAACATGCGATAGGGATCATCCTTTCCGGCAGCGGTTCGGATGGCACACGGGGGATCGCCCATATCCATCGCGAAGGGGGCTTGGTAATTAGCGAGTCGTTGGAAACTGCCAAGTTTGACGGCATGCCCGCCAGCGCCCAGGCATCGGGTTTTGTGGACTTGATTTTGCCCCCGGGCGATATTGGCAAAGAGCTGTTAAATTTTGCGGACAACCCGCTGGCGAGTCGCAAAAAGAAATTGCCGTCGGAGGATGGCGGCAACCATTTGCATGGTTTGGACTCGATCTTTCAGCAATTTCGCACAACGTATGAAATCGATTTTTCCGTCTATAAGGAAACCACCGTCATGCGGCGCATCTACCGCCGCATGACCATGGCGGGAGCGGAAAATCTCGACCAGTATGCCGAAAAAATCGCGACTAATCCCGCGGAACTGGACCTGCTCTACAGTGATTTGCTCATTGGCGTGACGCAGTTTTTTCGCGATGCCGAAATATTTGAACTCTTGATTCAAACGGTTTTTCCCCGCATATTGCGGCAGGATACCCGCGAGATGGGAATCCGTGCCTGGGTGGCGGGCTGTGCCACCGGCGAGGAGGCCTACTCCCTGGCGATTGCCTGGCAAGAGGCGATGCTGGCCACGAATTGCGTCGTGCCCTTGAAAATTTTTGCCACCGATGTCCATAAAAAGTCCCTGGAACATGCCAGCCGCGGCTTTTTTCGCCCGGAGGTGCTGCGTGGTATCCCCACTGACTACCTTAGAAAATACTTTTTGCCCCGCGCGGATGGATATCAGGTAACCGCGGATCTGCGAAAGCTGATTGTATTTGCTCCCCATAATGTGCTGCGGGACGCCCCTTTTACCGATCTCGATTTTGTGTCTTGCCGCAACCTATTGATTTATTTTCAACCAGCGGCCCAATCCCGGGCTATTTCCCTGTTTCATTATGGGCTCCGGGTGGGTGGCGAATTACTGTTAGGCGGGAGTGAATCACCGGGAGAACTGAGCGGCGAGTTCGAGGTGCTCAATGATCGGGCGCGCTTGTATCGCAAAATCCGCGATGTCCGTTTGGCCCACAATTTACGCGCACCGGTAACCTCGGCCCTGGGCGTGGTCCAGCAGGTTCAGCAACGGCGTTCGCGGGCCATGGGTTCCCGTATGTCCCATGGGCTTGCACCCATTTATGATGAACTGCTGCAACTGTACATTCCGCCCAGCCTGCTCATTGACGAGTCGCGGGCCTTAATTGACACCTTTGGCGGAGCAGAAAAGTTTTTACGGTTTCCTTCGCGCCAGCCCACGCTTGATGTGTTGGACTTGATACCCAGGGAGATTCGGACCACGCTGTCAGGTGCGCTACAGCGCGCGATCAAGGATCGTGGCAGCGTGCGATTTGGCAATATTGGCATTCCGGGGGACGATGGTCCGCAAAATTTTAATTTGACGGTTGCTCCGCTAAAGCAGTCCGGCGGCCAAGACCGGTATTTTTTAATCTCGTTTGAGCCGGTCCAAGTTCTCCCGCTAGCTGCCCCCGCGATGGAAGCCGCGCCCGCCGAACTAGACGCCTCTCGCGATCAAATTCGCCAACTGGAAAGTGATTTGCGTTTTTCACAGGAAAATTTGCAGGCCACGGTGGAAGAATTGGAGACCAGCAATGAGGAATTGCAAGCGACAAACGAGGAGTTAATCGCCTCCAACGAGGAATTGCAAAGCACCAACGAGGAATTGCATTCCCTCAATGAAGAACTTTACACCGTCAATGCCGAGCATCAACGCAAGAACGAGGAACTGGCCGAACTAAATCGAGATATGCACCACCTGTTGGAAAATACCGATGTAGCCACGGTGTTTTTAGACCGTGAATTGCGGATTCGACGATTTACCTCCAGGGTACATAGCATATTTGAACTAATGGAACGCGACATCGGCAGGCCGATCCATACTTTTTCCTCAAAAATTCGACTAGATAACCTGGATCAACGTCTTCAAGATGTGCTGCGCACCGGCGAACCATACGAATCCGAAACCACCTCTGACAATGGCACCATGTACCTGATGCGGCTGCTCCCGTATTTTTCGCGGGATCAGGTGGATGGCATCGTGCTCATGTGGGTGGATGTTTCCTCACTGGAAATGCTACGCGGCAAACTGCGTTGGCTATCGGCAATCGTGGAATCCACGGATGACGCGATTATTGGCCACGCGCTCGATGGCTCTATCACCAGTTGGAACGCTGGAGCCGAGCGGCTGTATGGATACACCGCCGCCGAAATGATCGGCCAACCCATTACATTGTTGGTGCCGGTGGACAGACAAGGGGAAATACCCGCCAATCAGGCCAAAATATTAAATGGCGAGCGGGTCTTGGCGATCGATACCGTCCGCGTGCACAAATCGGGCCAGTTGGTGCAGGTTTCGGTCACGATCTCTCCCGTGGTGGACGCCGCGAACAAGGTCATCGGCATTTCCAAGATCGCGCGCGATATTGGCCCGCGCATCGCCATGGAACGGGAAATTCGCAATCAAGTCCGCCAGCGCGAGCAATTTTTGGCCATGCTGTCGCACGAATTGCGCAATCCGCTCAACGCGATCCTCAATGCCAGCCAGCTTTTACGCGATCAGCGCACGCCCGACGCCATGCGCGGGGACGCGGTTTCCACGATCACGCGTCAAGTTTCGATCATGCGCGATCTGCTGTTGGATTTGTTGGATGTGGCCAGAATCTCTGAAAATCGGATTAATCTCAATTTTAAACTGGTCGATCTTCGCGGGTTGCGCGATATTGTCCGTGAGACCGTCGAACCACAATTACGCCAGCACGCCAGCGAGTTGTTTTTTGACACTCCGTCCGAACCGCTTTTAGTACGCGGCGACGCCACGCGCTTAATTCAAGTCATGGTGAATTTAATTCACAACGCGGCAAAATACTCTCGTCACGCCGCTCCCATCCGCGTCGTCCTGCGCAGAGAAGCCGAATGGGTCCATATGGCCGTGATTGACCAGGGGGTGGGAATTCCCCACGATAAATTAGACTGTATTTTTGAGCCTTTTATCCAACTTACCGAATCCCGCGGAAGTAGCGAAGGTGGCCTGGGTGTGGGATTGACCCTGGTAAAAACTTTGGTCGAAAGCCACGGAGGAAAAGTCCGCGCTGAAAGTCCCGGGGCGGGCCTGGGCTGCACGTTTCATGTCTGGCTGCCGGCGGTGGCGGAATCCGGCAATGGCGAGGTCGCCGCCGACAACGCGTTATCCGTCCATCAGCCCCATCTTGGCAATTTGGATTCCGCCCACATTTCGCTGCGTTCCCCGGGCCAACCGCTTAAAATCTTAATCGTGGAAGATATCGAGGATAATCGCAAAATGCTGCAAGCCCTTCTGGAACTTGACGGCCATCAGGTCTTGGCCGCGGCCACCGGAGAGCAAGCCCTGGTCCAGCTTCAGACCTGGCAACCGCAAGTCGCGCTGGTTGATATCGGCTTACCCGGAATGAATGGGCACGAAGTGGCCCGCCACATACGCCAGAACGCCGCATTCGCTGGCATCCACTTGATCGCCCTGACCGGTTTTGGCCAGGCGGGGGATATCGAACAAGCATTGCAGGCGGGCTTTGACGCGCATCTGGTCAAGCCGATCACCGTGGATCACTTGCGAAAAATCCTGGCCGAAAGGTGGACCCAACGCAAGCCGCCAGCGCCGCTGGCGGCGACCCGTTGA
- a CDS encoding iron-sulfur cluster assembly protein — protein MPLTEELIRESLKQVIDPELFVNIIDLGLVYNVTTAPATSIAQPATVDAPHGTAAIDAHHQPAIVPHVHSADCNHHGHTAHTTGQAGDIAATSNLSSVTNTATTTSIPATPPAQPAVLDLASAVAAGQGTADAPLTGTCGGESLSTSGDCCASADGNNATPHIQPEFEDIFIEMTLTSPACPAGPQLIANTKQVLGRLEGVNKVEVRLVMIPPWTPDKMTEAARDQLGIF, from the coding sequence ATGCCTCTCACCGAAGAACTCATCCGCGAATCACTCAAGCAGGTCATCGACCCGGAATTGTTTGTCAATATTATTGACCTGGGCCTGGTGTATAACGTCACAACCGCCCCGGCAACCAGTATTGCCCAACCCGCGACCGTCGACGCACCGCATGGGACTGCGGCCATCGATGCCCATCATCAGCCCGCCATCGTGCCGCACGTACATTCCGCCGATTGCAACCATCATGGCCATACCGCGCACACCACTGGCCAAGCGGGCGATATTGCCGCAACCTCAAATCTATCTTCAGTGACAAACACGGCCACGACCACCAGCATTCCCGCCACGCCCCCCGCGCAACCCGCGGTACTGGATCTGGCCTCGGCGGTCGCCGCGGGGCAGGGGACTGCCGACGCCCCATTGACCGGAACTTGTGGAGGCGAATCACTTTCCACTTCAGGAGATTGTTGCGCGTCAGCCGACGGTAATAATGCCACGCCGCATATTCAACCAGAGTTCGAAGATATCTTTATCGAAATGACGCTGACCAGCCCCGCCTGCCCCGCGGGTCCGCAACTGATTGCCAATACCAAACAAGTCCTCGGCCGTCTCGAAGGTGTCAACAAAGTCGAAGTCCGCCTGGTCATGATTCCTCCCTGGACGCCGGATAAAATGACCGAGGCCGCCCGTGATCAATTGGGTATTTTTTAA
- a CDS encoding non-heme iron oxygenase ferredoxin subunit, which yields MAEYMRVAAVSEIADPGKLLIEVNGELLALFHVGGKFYALDDVCTHDGGPLADGKLDGLTIACPRHGAKFDICTGKALTMPATRATRAHQVEVRGDAVYVKLAE from the coding sequence ATGGCGGAATATATGAGAGTTGCCGCGGTGAGCGAGATCGCCGATCCAGGCAAACTATTGATCGAGGTGAATGGCGAATTGCTGGCGCTTTTTCACGTGGGTGGAAAATTTTACGCCCTGGACGATGTTTGCACTCATGATGGCGGCCCCCTGGCCGATGGCAAATTGGACGGTCTGACCATTGCATGTCCACGACATGGGGCCAAATTTGATATTTGCACCGGAAAAGCCCTTACAATGCCCGCTACCCGGGCCACCCGCGCCCATCAAGTCGAAGTGCGTGGCGACGCGGTTTATGTTAAACTGGCGGAATAG
- a CDS encoding sulfotransferase, whose amino-acid sequence MPWREKLLCWFGPSLFAGISSGDWWALLRENRLAVDPPYWLRAAIISGGSLSNALLRRLEDWLYSARISATQIQPPLFVLGIWRSGTTHLHNLLAVDRRFATPNWYQVSYPHTFLTTEGIYSKALGVLMPRQRMQDNMRFGLELPAEEEMALCILTRYSPMLGWVFPRNADRYNRYVSLRGVPETEIMAWKAALLGLVRKLTYKYQQPLLLKSPSHTARIRLLLELFPDARFVHIHRHPYAVIRSTRHTVRRFHEFLSLQRTTLDADEWSISQYRNVYEAFFAERDLIPPGRFYEVRYDKLDTDPLTTIRDIYSALGLPDFSTVESKLRSYLASQANYQKNRHEELDSETKVRIAHECPRCFDEWGYER is encoded by the coding sequence ATGCCCTGGCGCGAGAAATTGTTGTGCTGGTTTGGGCCTAGCTTGTTTGCGGGAATATCCTCGGGCGATTGGTGGGCGCTATTGCGTGAAAACCGCTTGGCAGTTGATCCGCCCTACTGGCTGCGCGCCGCAATCATTAGCGGCGGTAGTCTTTCCAACGCCCTTTTGCGCCGCCTTGAAGACTGGTTGTACAGCGCACGCATTTCCGCGACACAGATTCAACCGCCGTTGTTTGTCCTGGGGATTTGGCGGAGCGGCACCACACATTTGCATAATTTGTTGGCCGTGGACCGCCGGTTTGCCACACCAAATTGGTATCAGGTCTCGTATCCGCACACTTTCCTTACGACCGAGGGGATTTACTCCAAGGCGTTGGGGGTTTTGATGCCCCGGCAGCGGATGCAAGATAACATGCGTTTCGGGTTGGAGTTGCCAGCCGAGGAGGAAATGGCCCTTTGCATACTGACGCGATATTCACCGATGCTCGGTTGGGTCTTTCCCCGCAATGCGGATCGCTATAACCGGTATGTCTCTTTGCGCGGCGTACCAGAGACGGAGATTATGGCATGGAAAGCCGCGCTGCTGGGGTTGGTCCGAAAACTTACTTATAAGTATCAGCAACCACTACTGCTTAAATCCCCCAGCCACACCGCGCGCATTAGGCTGCTATTGGAATTGTTTCCCGATGCCCGGTTTGTGCATATCCACCGGCATCCGTACGCGGTGATTCGCTCGACGCGGCACACGGTGCGACGGTTTCACGAATTCCTTAGTTTGCAGCGTACAACCCTGGACGCTGATGAATGGTCGATTAGCCAATACCGAAATGTATATGAGGCGTTTTTTGCGGAGCGTGATTTAATCCCGCCGGGTCGCTTTTATGAAGTGCGGTATGACAAACTGGATACCGATCCCCTCACCACGATTCGCGACATCTATTCGGCGCTAGGCCTACCAGATTTTTCCACGGTCGAATCAAAGTTGCGTAGTTATCTCGCATCACAGGCAAACTACCAAAAGAATCGTCACGAGGAGTTAGACAGCGAAACCAAAGTACGCATCGCCCACGAGTGCCCTCGCTGCTTTGACGAATGGGGATATGAGCGGTAA
- a CDS encoding transposase, whose translation MSDKRRITDDELYAHFLSFSVARRRKLFSLDHPKRILLGVLNQQLENWQARCVGFVIMPDHVHAIIWLSQIQQLSDFMRDWKRHSSFHIRNWYRDTAPKYFAEFSLGDKFWQAKYYPFAIYTRKKMEEKLTYMHQNPVRAGLVAKAADWRWSSARWYHGRRSVGVPIRWVECD comes from the coding sequence ATGTCCGACAAACGGCGGATCACCGATGATGAACTATACGCCCACTTCCTCAGCTTTTCAGTCGCACGGCGGCGAAAATTGTTCAGCCTCGACCATCCCAAGCGGATCCTCCTGGGCGTGCTCAATCAACAACTGGAAAACTGGCAGGCACGCTGCGTGGGCTTTGTCATCATGCCGGACCACGTGCATGCCATCATTTGGTTGTCCCAAATTCAGCAGCTTTCGGATTTCATGCGGGACTGGAAGCGGCACTCCAGCTTTCACATTCGCAACTGGTATCGCGACACGGCTCCCAAGTATTTTGCGGAATTCAGCCTGGGGGACAAATTCTGGCAGGCAAAGTACTATCCGTTTGCGATCTATACTCGCAAAAAAATGGAAGAGAAGCTCACTTACATGCACCAAAATCCCGTCCGCGCGGGACTGGTCGCCAAAGCCGCCGATTGGCGGTGGAGTTCCGCGCGTTGGTATCATGGACGCCGCAGCGTGGGCGTGCCGATCCGCTGGGTGGAATGTGACTAG
- a CDS encoding Uma2 family endonuclease, which translates to MATVTINAVPSTTLADNDGIAPMAVRLAPLIQLDDQAFMQLADQNPDYRFEQNSAGELVIMAPTGGDSGNQNFDLLLQLGMWHKKHKLGKCFDSSTMFVLPNRARRSPDASWVANSRWNALTKEQQRSFPPICPDFVIELRSPSDQLHVLTDKMAEYLANGAQLGWLIDPRNKTVHVYRPGSEPVILQSPPSVSGEPLLPGFTLDTTELFSISVE; encoded by the coding sequence ATGGCTACTGTCACAATAAACGCTGTCCCATCCACAACTCTCGCGGATAATGACGGCATTGCCCCTATGGCGGTCCGGTTAGCACCGCTTATTCAGTTGGATGACCAGGCCTTCATGCAATTGGCCGACCAAAACCCGGATTACCGCTTTGAACAAAATTCCGCTGGAGAACTGGTGATTATGGCCCCCACGGGAGGAGATTCAGGTAATCAAAATTTTGATCTATTGTTACAACTGGGCATGTGGCATAAGAAACATAAATTGGGCAAATGCTTTGATTCCTCAACGATGTTCGTCTTGCCGAATCGAGCACGTCGCTCGCCCGACGCCAGTTGGGTGGCAAACAGTCGTTGGAACGCTTTGACAAAAGAGCAACAAAGATCATTTCCACCTATCTGTCCAGACTTTGTGATCGAGTTACGGTCCCCATCCGATCAACTCCATGTATTGACAGACAAAATGGCCGAATACCTGGCCAATGGCGCGCAACTGGGCTGGCTGATCGACCCGCGAAACAAAACCGTCCACGTTTATCGACCTGGCAGCGAACCGGTTATCCTGCAATCTCCGCCGTCCGTTTCCGGTGAGCCGCTGTTGCCGGGGTTTACACTTGATACCACGGAGTTATTCTCTATTTCAGTGGAATAA
- a CDS encoding DUF4870 domain-containing protein, whose amino-acid sequence MDIGDQLQKLQKLYESGGLSHAEYAKAKDLLLNSAAASTTPNYYQAPDFSAAAENFVPEAPLPVAQPVITDAETRQWGMFIHFSLLAGFLVPFAGLILPILIWQVKKNELPGVDIHGKIAVNAIITFLIYGIFSILLCFVLIGIPLLFALGLAGIIFPIIGGIKANNGEAWKYPLLIEFI is encoded by the coding sequence ATGGACATTGGCGATCAACTGCAAAAGCTGCAAAAATTGTATGAAAGCGGCGGTCTGTCACACGCGGAATACGCCAAAGCGAAGGATCTGCTGCTGAATTCGGCGGCGGCCTCCACCACGCCCAATTATTATCAAGCGCCGGATTTTTCGGCCGCGGCGGAGAATTTTGTTCCAGAAGCGCCCTTACCCGTGGCGCAGCCGGTGATCACCGATGCGGAGACGCGACAATGGGGGATGTTTATCCATTTTTCGCTTTTGGCCGGGTTTTTAGTCCCCTTTGCGGGGTTGATCCTGCCGATTTTGATATGGCAGGTGAAAAAGAACGAATTGCCCGGCGTGGATATTCATGGCAAGATCGCGGTCAATGCGATCATCACATTTTTGATATACGGCATATTCAGCATCCTGCTTTGCTTTGTGCTGATCGGTATTCCACTGCTATTTGCGTTAGGCTTGGCGGGGATCATTTTTCCCATTATCGGCGGCATTAAGGCCAATAACGGCGAGGCCTGGAAGTATCCCCTGCTGATTGAGTTTATTTAG
- a CDS encoding Uma2 family endonuclease codes for MSTVILTESPLTTAPPADDDGVSPIVVRFAPLITLDDQAFMQFADQNPEYRFEQNSAGELVIMAPTGMQSGSSNFGIIGQLFLWSQKHRFGKCFESSTMFNLPNGARRSPDASWITQEKWDQLSKKQRQLFGPFCPDFVVELRSRTDRLRDLQAKMQEYLANGAQLGWLIDPLNKTVHVYRPGLPVEILTNPLMVSGDPLLPGFALELNEIWEPT; via the coding sequence ATGTCCACCGTCATCTTGACAGAATCGCCCCTAACCACGGCTCCCCCCGCGGACGACGATGGTGTTTCTCCGATAGTGGTGCGATTTGCGCCTCTTATCACCCTGGATGACCAGGCCTTCATGCAGTTCGCCGACCAAAATCCCGAATATCGCTTTGAACAAAATTCCGCCGGAGAATTGGTTATCATGGCACCCACGGGGATGCAATCGGGATCATCGAATTTCGGCATTATAGGCCAATTGTTTCTGTGGAGCCAAAAACATCGTTTCGGCAAATGCTTTGAATCCTCGACGATGTTCAACCTGCCCAATGGCGCCCGCCGCTCGCCGGACGCCAGTTGGATTACGCAGGAAAAATGGGATCAATTATCAAAGAAACAACGCCAACTATTTGGGCCATTTTGTCCCGACTTTGTTGTGGAGCTGCGCTCGCGCACGGACCGGCTACGCGATCTGCAAGCCAAAATGCAAGAGTACCTGGCCAATGGCGCGCAACTGGGTTGGCTGATCGACCCGCTAAACAAAACCGTCCACGTTTATCGACCTGGACTACCTGTTGAGATTTTGACCAATCCCCTTATGGTCTCCGGAGATCCGCTCCTTCCTGGATTTGCGCTGGAACTAAATGAAATTTGGGAACCCACCTAG